The nucleotide sequence GACGTGCAGACGCTTCGGAACCTGATCGCCCGCCATGTCGAGATGACCGGCAGCCCGCGCGGCCAGTGGGTCCTCGACAACTGGGACGAGCTCCTGCCGCGTTTCGTGAAAGTGTTCCCGCACGAGTACAAGCGCGTTCTGGGCGTCCCGCGCAGTACCTCCGTGTACGTCCCCGGCGAGATGTTGCCACCGCCGGCCCCGGCGCAGGAGGTTCCGCGTGGGTAAAGTCACCGGGTTCCTCGAATACACGCGCGAACTGCCGCAGCGGCGTCCGGTCCCGCAGCGCATCAACGACTGGTTCGAGATCTACCAGGAGTTCCCCGAAGACAAGGCGCGCGCCCAGGGCGCTCGCTGCATGGATTGCGGTGTGCCTTTCTGCCACTCGGGGTGCCCGCTGAACAACATCATTCCCGACTGGAACGACCTGGTGTACCGCGGCCGTTGGAAGGACGCGGTCCGCCACCTGCATTCCACCAACAATTTCCCAGAATTCACCGGGCGCCTCTGTCCCGCGCCCTGCGAAGCCGCCTGCGTGCTCGGCATCAGCCAGCCCCCGGTCACCATCAAGAACATCGAAAAGGAGATCGTGGACCGTGGATTCCGCGAAGGATGGATCCGGCCCGAGCCTCCGCCGTTCCGCACCGGGAAAAAGGTTGCCGTGGTCGGTTCGGGGCCGGCGGGTCTGGCGGCAGCCCAGCAATTGTGTAGGGCCGGACATTGGGTGTTCGTCTACGAGAAGTCGGACCGGATCGGCGGGCTGCTGCGCTACGGTATCCCCAACTTCAAGATGGAGAAGCACCTCATCGACCGCCGCGTGGAGCAGATGACCGCCGAGGGAGTGCAGTTCGTCACCAACGCGAACGTCGGTGGGAGCGTTCCCGTCGAAGACCTGCGTGAACAGTTCGATGCCATTCTGCTGGCCGGCGGAGCGCAGCAGCCGCGCGACCTGCGCATTCCCGGGCGCGAGCTGAGCGGCATCCATTTCGCGATGGAGTTTCTGCCGCAACAGAACCGCCGCTGCCTGGGCGACACCATCGAGGACAAGGAGATCCTCGCCACCGGCAAACGCGTGATCATCATCGGCGGCGGCGACACCGGCGCCGACTGTCTCGGCACTTGCCTGCGCCAGCACGCCGCTTCGGTACACCAGTTCGAGATCATGCCCATGCCGCCGAACGAGCGCTCGCCGCAGACGCCGTGGCCGCTCTGGCCCCTGCAACTGCGCACGGAGAGTTCGCACGAGGAAGGCGGAACGCGCGATTGGAGCATCTCCACCACCGGTTTCACCGGCGACGAGCAGGGCAACGTGAAGCGTCTGCACGCCGTTCGCGTCGGCCCTCCGCCGCAGTTCGCCCCCATCCCCGGCACGGAGTTCGCCATGGACGCGGACCTGGTGCTGATCGCCATGGGCTTCACCGGTCCTATTCGGACGGGCATGATCGAGCAGCTCGGCGTGGAACTGGACGCGCGCGGGAATGTCGCCTGCGACGCGCAGCACATGTCGTCGGTCCCGGGGGTCTTTGCCGCCGGCGACATGCGCCGTGGCCAGTCACTGGTGGTGTGGGCGATCGCCGAGGGACGCAGCGCCGCACGCGGTGTTGACAGCTTCCTTCGCGCGGAACCAAAACGGACCTAAGCAGCCGGAGGGCCAGGGCCTGGGTACGGCGCGGCGCCCGAGCGGTCGTATAATCCTGTTCATTCCCCATGGATTTCGATCAGCTAGTCACGTTCATCGAGGTCGCGAAGCTGGGCAGTTTCTCGCGCGCCGGCGAAAAAGTGTTCCGCTCGCAATCGGCAGTCAGCGCCCAGATCCGCCAGCTCGAGCAGGATTACGGCGAGCGCCTGCTCGACCGTACCGGCAAAACCGTCCGCCTCACTCCGGCGGGAGAAGTTTTGTTCGAGTACGCGCAGCGCCTGCTCACCCTGCGTAACGAGTCCATGCGCGCGGTGGCCGACCAGGGCTCCACGCCCCGCGGCATCCTCGCTGTCGGCGCCAATGAGGCCACCTGCCTCTACGTTCTGCCGGAAGTCTTTTCCGAGTACCATCGCCGCTATCCCGCGGTGCAGATCAGCATCTACCGCAACTTCAGCCGCAAGATTCTGGAGCGGGTGGAGGAGGGTTCGCTGGACGTCGGCATCGTGACTCTGCCCGTCAAGTCGAACAGCCTGAAGGTGCATCCCATCTTCCGCGATCGGCTGATGTTGATGACCAGCGCCGACAATCCCCTGGGCCAGGAGGAGTCGGTCACCATCGAGAAGATCGCGGACCAGCCGCTCATCTTTCCCAAGACCGGCTTCACGCGCCACATGCTCGACAAGTTGTTCCGCCCCTACAGCTCTCGGCTGCGCGTGACCATGGAACTTCCCAGCGTGGGCATGATCAAGAGCTTCGTCGCGGCGGGGCTCGGCGTGTCGCTGATCAGCGAAACCTTTGCCCGCGAAGAGGTCCGGAGCGGCGAGGTCAGGCTGGTGGCCATCGCCGATGTTGACCTCAAGCGCCAGTTGGGCCTCATCTACCGCCGCGACCGCAGCCTGCCCCGCGCCGCCAGCGCCTTCATCTCCCTGATCCGAGAGCGCTCCACCGCGAAGACCAGCCCGGCGACGTAGCCACACCGCTAGCGGCCCAGGACGAGCGGCGAGGCTTCAACTTCGCGCACTGCCTCCGCCATCGTCTCGACAGCTCGATCGATCTCCTGCTCCGTGATCACCGCCGGGGGCGCAACCATGACGTGGTCGCCTCTGTATCCGTCCACGCAGCCCTGCATCGGGTAAAGCATCACCCCGCGGTCCATGCATGCCTGGCCCACGCGGCCGGCGAAGTTCAGGTCCGGATCGAACGGAGTCTTGGCCGCGCGATCTTTGACGAACTCCACTCCCCACATCATTCCCATCCCGCGCACGTCTCCGACGCTCGCACACTCGCTCAATCGCACCAGGGCTTTTTTCAGATGCGCCGCCGGACCGCTCCGTTCGTCGTCCGCCGCCTGCACAAGCTTCCGCCCCCGGATGACCTTCAGCACCGCGGCCCCGGTCGCTACCGACGTCGGGTGCATATTGTAGGTAAACCCGTGCACCAGCGCGCCGGACCCGTTGGCGATCGCATCCACGATCTTGCGCCCGGCCACGACCGCGCCCAGCGGCGCATACCCGCTCGACAATCCTTTCGCCAGCACCACGATGTCCGGCGTCACGCCCCAATGCTCGACCGCCAGCGCGCGCCCCGTGCGTCCCATGCCCGTCATCACCTCATCCGCGATGGTCAGCACGCCGTGCCGAGTGCAGATCTCATGCACCCGCTGCAGATATCCCTCCGGAGGCGCCGCTGCCCCCAGCGTCGCCCCGCTCACCGGCTCGTAGATGAACGCTGCCACCTGCCCGGGATGCGCGGCCAGCGCCCGGTCCAGTTCGTCGGCATACTGATCGGCGCAGTTCGAGCAGCCGTACGCGCAGCGGTAGCAATAGGGAGTGCTGACCTGCGTGAACTCCCGCAGCATCGGCCGGTAGATGTCCTTCCGCTTCAGATTCCCCGAGACCGCCATCGCCCCCATGGTCGCGCCGTGGTACGACTGCCGCCGGCTGAAGACATCGGTGCGCGAGTGATTTCCCGTTTCCACCTGGTACTGCCGCGCCAGCTTCAGAGCGCTCTCCACCGCCTCCGAGCCGCCCGAGGTGAAGAACACCGCCGCATCGCGGTATCCCGGCCCCAGGAAATCGAGCAGCTCCCCCGCGAATCGCTCCGCAACCTGGGTGACGAACTGGCTGGAGTGCACGAACTCCAGCGCCTTCACCTGCTCGGCCATGGCGTCGCCCACTTCGCCCACTCCATGCCCGATGAGGTTCACCACCGCGCTGGATGCGAAATCGAGGTACCGCTGGCCGGCCGCGTCCCACAGGTACACACCCTCTCCGCGCACCGCCGACGGGTAGTGCTTGCGGAACGAGCGCAGCAGGAGCGACGAGCGCGGCCGTGTCGGAGTGTCCTTGGTATTCACGCGCGCATTATCAGGTGTGTCTGCGGCTAACGTCAAAGAGGATGGAGCACATCTTCTCGCGCTCGTTTTCCGCGGAGCGCCGCGTCACGATGTGCTTCACTTCGCGCCCCTCAGATCCGCCAGCGCAGTCTTGAGCAAGTCTGTGTTTTTCGCTAGTGCGTTCTCGAGCAGCGTAGTCTGCTCGCGGGCGGTCTTCCAATCCTGTTTCTCGACCGCTTCCGTGATGCCCGGCAGTTCCAGGTGGGCGTAGGTATAGCGCGCCGCGTAGAGCATGTGCTTGAACCAGGGACGGCCGGGGATGCCGTCGGGATTCAGCCAGTTCGACTCCACCTCCAGGACGCTGCGGTTGAGGGCGGCGGCTTGCTTGGCGTCGAGCGTACCCGCAGCCAGCGATGCCTCGGTGGCGGCCTTCAATTCGCGGCCGGCGGCCTGGAACTCGTCCACGCGCTTGAGGGCGGGGGAGAGGTCGAGACTCTGCCTGGCGCCGGGCTTCTCGGCGATCTCTTCGACGAACTTGCGGATGTCGCGGCCGTAAAAGCCAAAGTCGAAGGGAAGCACGTCCGCATCCGCGAGGCGCAGCGCGAGTACGCCCCACAGTTGCGACATCAGCGTGTGGTAGCGGTAGCCGGGATCGCCGAAGTGGTTCATCCAATAGAAATCGTCGTACATGGAGTGGTAGACGCCGTAGGGGCCGTCGAAGTTCAGGCCCACGACGGGACGGCCGAGAAAGTTGAGGAAGACGGTGTGGTCGGAGCCGCTTCCGATGCGGGTATCCACCAGCGAATCGTCGTCCACGACGGCCTTGCGCTTGCCTCCACCGGTGGCGGCAAATCGTTCCGTATCCGCCGCTGCCGATTTCTTCCACGCCTCATACAGTGATTTGCCACTGGGATCGTCGAGCGTCTTGCTGATCTCAACCAGCAGCGGCGCCAGCGAGCCCACGGCGCTGCCCTGGAAGTTCGGCCCTGAGGCGGCGGAATCGACGTTGATGTAGGCCACGAGCTTCTGCCTGAGATCGGGGGCAAAGTTCTCGCCCCACTCGGTGGAGCCGGTGAGCCCGACCTCCTCGCCGTCCCAGCTACAGGCGATCAAGGTGCGCCGCGGGCGCATGCCCTTCTTCGCCATCTCCCCCAGGGCTCGGGTCAGCTCCATCATCGAAGCGGTGCCGCTCGACGGGTCCACCCCGCCGAACTCCCAGGCGTCGTGGTGATTCCCGATGAGCACCCACTGGTCGGGCAGCTCGGCCCCGCGCAAGCGCGCCTCGACCACATAGTTGGGCTTGATGCTGTTGTCCATGTCGATCTTGAGGTGGACCTTGACCCGGCCGCCGCCCAGCCGGTAAGTGATGGGGAGGCCACCCTGCCAGTCTTTCGGAGCCTCGGGGCCATCCATCTGCTCCAGCAGAGGCTTGGCGTCGTGCCACGACATTGCCACGGCCATGATCTTGGGTACCGACTGCGCTTCTTCCGGCTTGATGCGGCGCGCTCCCTCCACCGATGCCCATCCCGGGGTGAGCGGGTCGCCGGGCACGATGAAGTCGTAGGTGATGGCGCCGCGCTGGATGTGCGTCTCCGGGCCCCACGGGCCGTCGGGAAAGACCTTGCCCTTCTTGTACCCATCTTCGGCGGGGTCGGAGTAAATGATGAGCGCGGCCACGCCACGCTGCTGCGCCGTGAGCGCCTTGAATCCACGATAGCTGTACGGGTTCGAATAGCGGACGATGACCACCTTGCCGCGCACATCGATGCCGCTCTTCGCCAGCAGGTCGTAATCCTCGGGGTTGCCGCCGCGCGCGTACACCAGCGGCGCGGTCACCTCCCCCGAAGCCGACATGCTGACGTACCCGCCCCTCACGTGCAGGTTCTTGGTGTCGGGGTCGACGTCGTACGCGGCCTCGCGCAGCCCGGCGACGTAGGGCACGGGCTCGACCATCTCTACCTTTACTTCGCGGGGAGTGGAATTGAGGACATCATAGCGGTGGATTCTTACCTCGTCCCAACCCTGTCGCCTCCACTCTTCCGCGATGTGCAAAGCGATCCGGTGGTTCTCTTCCGACCCGGCGGGGTGCGGCTCGGCGGTGAAGTAGCGGTGGAACTCCCGCTCCTTCTCTGGCAAGGGGATGGCCTTGAGCGCGGCTTCGATCTTCTTCTGTTGATCGGTGGAAGCATCGGTGTAGCCGGTGAAGCGCTGGGCGAAGGCAGTGCTGGCGAGAAGCAAGAGGGCAAACAGCGCGCGCAGTTTTTTCATTGGGTCCCTGGAGGCGGATCGCATCGGGAAAGATATCCATTTGCCCGCCGCTGGACAAGCAGGGAACCGATTTCAGCACGCTCGCGGCATCCGCTTGCGCCGTCTCGAGCGCAGCTTCAGAGGTTCTCAGTGAGCCTTGGAGAAATGCTCATGCACGATCTGCCAGCGGCCGCCGCGCCGCACGAAGACGTGACTGCCGCGTCCTTGCACCTTGCGCTTGGGTGAGAGTGTCACCGTCCAATAGAAACTCGCCACTGCGGTCCCATTGAAGGCCTGCACGCGAGGTTGCGCGATGCGGTACTGGACTCGCGGCGACTGATCGAAGTAATGGCGAAACGTGTTCGCCAGCGCATTCCTGCCGGTGACGCGCTTGTGGCGCGTCGACGAGAAACCGGCGAATCCGCGGGCGAACTCGCCGAGAAGCGCCTTCAGGTCGCGTCGGTTGAAATCCTTCACCTGCTGATGTTCCAAACGAAGAATCTCGCGCTCTACTGTGGTCATATTCGCCCCTTGTTCCTTTCGATCCCGGATCTACTTCATTGTATTTCCCGCATGACCCCGCGCACACGCTTTCACCCTTCCTGGACGATCGTGCCTCTCTGCCATCCAGCCGACAAGGACGTGCGTCACCGTGGTGCGGCCATTGCCTTGCGGCTGGGCGTGGAAGACATTAGACTCTTAACCATCCGTTGCATGAAGTGGATGAGCCGACATAACCTCCCGAGGAATCCCATCCTCGGCAACGCAGGTTGCTGATCATTGCTGGCTGGGCAATCTTAGTTTTCGACAGCGATCGGAAGCATGACTTTCGATTGCTTTCACGCCGGAAAAATATATGAACACAAAACCCGCGGTACCTGCCGACCAGGATTCTGACGAGACATCCGAGTGGCTCGAGGCCTTCGACCAGGTGGTGAGCGAAGAGGGCGCGAGCCGGGCGACAAGCCTCCTCGACGCCCTCTCCAAACGCGCACGAGCGGCGGGCGTGGACGTGCCCATCCAGCTGAACACTCCCTATCTCAACACCATCCCCGCGGCGGAAGAGGTCCCCTACCCCGGCGATCGCGCCCTCGAGCGCCGCATCAAGAGCTTGATCCGCTGGAACGCCCTTGCCATGGTGCATCGCCAGAACAAGAAGGATCCCGGCATCGGCGGGCACATTTCGACCTACTCTTCACTGGCGGCTCTGCTCGAGGTCGGCTTCAATCACTTCTTTCACGGCACCTATGGGGATCAGCCGGGCGATCTCGTCTACTTTCAGGGCCACGCTTCACCCGGCGTGTATGCGCGCGCCTTTCTCCTGGGGAGGCTGAGCGAGCAGGACCTTCAGAATTTCCGCCACGAGCTGCGCGACACTCCCGGCCTTTCGTCGTACCCGCATCCCTGGCTGATGCCCCATTTCTGGCGTTTCCCGACGGTTTCGATGGGTCTGGGGCCGATCAACGCCATCTACCAGGCCCGTTTCATGCGATACCTGGAGAATCGGGACATCATTGCCAAGACGCCTCGCAAGATCTGGGCGTTCCTGGGCGACGGAGAAACGGACGAGCCAGAGTCGATGGGCTCGCTGACCCTGGCCTCCCGCGAGAAGCTCGACAACCTGATCTTCGTGGTCAATTGCAATCTTCAGCGTCTGGATGGCCCGGTGCGGGGCAACGGAAAGATCATCCAGGAGCTGGAAGCGGCTTTCCGGGGCGCCGGTTGGAACGTGATCAAGGTGATCTGGGGCGACGACTGGGAGGCGCTGCTCGCGCGGGATAAGAGTGGCCTTCTCCTGAAGCGGATGGAAGAGTGCGTCGACGGCGACTACCAGAGCTTCAAGGTCAAGGGGGGCGCCTACATCCGCAAGGAGTTCTTCGGCAAGTATCCCGAGCTGCTGGAGCTGGTCGCCGATAAGAGCGATTCCGAGCTGGTTGGGCTGCGTCTGGGCGGTCACGATCCGCAGAAGATCTACAACGCGTACAAGTGCGCCGTGGAGAACAAGGATGGACCCACGGTGATCCTGGCCAAGACCATCAAGGGATACGGGCTGGGGTCGGCCGAGGCTCGCAACGCCACGCACCAGGAGAAAAAGCTCACCGATGAGGCTCTCGCCGCCTTTCGCGTGCGCTTCGAGATCCCCATTCCTGAGCAGGCGGCTCACGACGGCGCCTTTTACCGGCCGCCGGAAGACAGCGTAGAGATCACCTATCTGAAGGAGCGCCGGCAGGCGCTTGGCGGGTACATGCCGCGGCGGGAGGATGTCCAGTTCAAGTTCGAGGCTCCCCCGCTCGACTATTTTTCGGAATGGATGGAGGGCTCGAAGGGACGCAGCGTGTCCACCACCATGGGGTACGTCAGCATGCTACGGCATTTGCTGAAGCATCCCGAGATCGGCAAGTTGATCGTCCCCATCATTCCCGATGAGGGGCGAACCTTCGGCATGGAGTCCATCATCCGGCAAGTGGGGATCTACGCCAGCCAGGGTCAGCTCTACAAGCCTCACGATCAGGAGATGCTCCTCTATTACCGCGAGGCCAAGGACGGTCAGATCCTGGAGGAGGGAATCACCGAAGCTGGATCCATGGGGTCGTTCACCGCGGCCGGCACCGCCTACTCCAACTACGAAGTTCCCATGGTCCCCTTCTTCACCTTCTACTCCATGTTCGGCATGCAGCGCGTCGGAGATCTGGTCTGGGCTTTCTCGGATGCGCGGGGCAAGGGGTTCCTGTTCGGCGGTACGGCCGGCCGGACCACGCTGGCAGGCGAAGGCTTGCAGCACCAGGACGGGCACAGCATCGTGCTTTCCAGCGTGCTGCCGACCTGTGCCACCTATGATCCAGCCTATGCGTATGAGATCGCCGTCATCATTCAGGACGGCATCCGGCGCATGTACCAGGAGCGCGAGGACCTCTTTTACTACGTCACCGTTTACAACGAAGACTACCCCATGCCGGAGATGTCAGAGGGATGCCGCGACGGGATTCTCCGCGGGATTTACAAGTACAAGTCCGCCCCGGGCGGCAAGGCGACCGTGCAGTTGTTCGGCAGTGGTCCCATCCTGAATGAAACGCTGCGCGCGCAGGGCATTCTGGCGGAGAAATACCGGGTGCAGGCGGACGTCTGGAGTGTGACCAGCTACAACCAGCTTCGTCGCGAGGCGCTTGCCACCGAGCGTTGGAACCGGCTACATCCCGGCGAGCCGGAAAAGCGTCCCTATATCCTGACTGCGCTGGAGGGGGCCAAGGGGCCGATCGTCGCGGCCACTGATTACATGAAGATCGTGCCCGACCAGTTAGCACCTTGGCTGGCCGGCCGTCTGATCACGCTGGGAACCGATGGCTTCGGACGCAGCGATAATCGCGAGCATCTGAGGCGGCACTTCGAGGTGAACGCGGAATCGATCGCCGCCGCCGCCCTGTCGCGCCTCGCCCGCGATGGCAAGTTCGAGGTGTCCCGGGCGCTGAAGGCGTTCCAAGAGCTGGGGGTGAACACGAAGAATATCGACCCGGCCCGCGCTTGAGACGTGGTTGGGCTCCGGCCCGGCCCCTCTTCGGCGATCGGGTCCAGAGTTTGCTTCCGCCGGCTTCCACGTCGGCGCGTCGTTCCCCCTCTCCTGGCTACGCGCACGCTTGGATCTTGACACCCAGTTTGTTCAGCAACGATTCGAGCAGTTGTTCCCTTGCTCGCAGCAGTTTCTTGAACTCGCGATCATCTGTCCGAAACAACTCGTGCAAGAGTTCGCGATGTCGTTCTTGGAGGACCTGCGCCAGGAATTCTCGTTCGTCCACGCTCAGAGTGACTTCCATAAGCACCTCCGTGTAGTAGGATCAGCGACCGGCCCGGAATTTCTCTTGTCGTCCAGCGGTCTATGCGGCCGCGGCCAGGTGGCTGCGATCTGGTTGTGACATGCACTTCCGCACTGTCTGCGCAATCTGTCGAGGATTGCGCTTGGGGACCACTGCGTAAGTGTCCAGCGATTGCAGGTATCTGGTTTCGAAAGGATGGCGAGGCGCCGACTGCAACACGACCATCGGAGTGCGATCGCCCCATGCTCGGAGCTGATGCAGGAACTGTTTGCAGTTTATCTCTGGAGGATGTTCGGCAAGCAACACTACATCGTAGTGCTTTGATCGGAGCAGGGCCAACGCTTCCTGCACGTCCCAGGTGGTTGTGGTTTGCACCCCGTCGTCTTCCAGCAATTGTTCGAGCCCTATGAGTACTGTCTCGTCGGTATCCAGGATCAAGGCGGTCCTGCGCTGCCAAGTCATTGCGGCCCCCTTCTCGGCAAAAGACAAAGTGCCGAGACCGCGTCGGAATCACTCCAAGATTCAGTTTGCTGGGCTGACTTGTCTGTCCGTCAGGCGTAAGGTCTTAGCCGCAGTGACCGCAAAGCTTGGGGCTTCGCGTGTGGCGCGTGCCATACGTCCAATCCGTAAGTACTGTAAGTCTTCTTGCCTCTTCCGGCAGTGATTCCGAACACAGCAGGAAGTGATGATGTCCCATATGCGGAACACGTTTCGCGGGAGATCTGCGGCGTATAATCCACGCCATCACGATGAAGTTTGAAGGATTCTCCTTCGGTTCGATTCGCATCGGCGGCGTGACCTACGAGCATGACGTCGTGATCGTCGGCAGCGAAGTGCGCAAACGCAAGAAGCGGCCCTCCAAACAATTTCGGGAGCAATTTGGGCACACGCCACTGTCCATTGAAGAAGACATTCCGTGGAAGTGCCGGCGCTTGGTTGTTGGCACGGGCGCGCATGGCGCCCTCCCGGTCATGAAGGAGGTAAAGGCGGAAGCCAGGCGCCGCAACGTCGAACTGCTGATCCTTCCTACTGCGGAGGCGATCGAAGCGCTGCAGCGCCATGCCGAGGAGACTAACGCCATCCTGCACGTGACTTGCTAGTAGAGGTGGATCATGAGGCAGGTGGACTCTCGTTCTTACGGCCAGCTTAACGATTTCCTTCTTACTCGCGGCGGCTAGAACGTAACCGGCGGCGCAGTCCTTTCTATTTACGCTCTGAAATTTCCAGCCACCCCTCTGCTAGGCGGCGTCACCTTCTTCTACTGCTGCTTCACGTATGTGCCGGCGATAGCAGTCCGGACAGAAGGTCTTGCCACAGCCTTCACAATCCTCCGCATGATCGCTGCACATTTCACCCTTGCAGCTCGCACAGCGGGCGAACACCCCACGGGTGCACCCTTCTGTCTTGCAGGACATTTTCTTATCCCTGGCCCGAGTGGCAGCTTCTCAAGAATCGCGGGTGACCACGACCGGTTTCCTGGACTCTCCGACAGCAACGCCCCCACCAACCAGTCTTCTCCCCGGGCATCCAAGAGTCAGTGATAAATTGCACAAGTGCGTGTGACGGGTTTCGAACTCAGTGCGACTCTGATCGAATGAAGTCGCCGCTACGTTCCTGCCTCCGCCGGATGCAGAAGGATAATCACGTCATGCGGTGTGCATCGTCACGGACAGTGGACAAACCAGATGGCAAGATGGCTTGCGGTGTAGCGGGACGGCATGCAGCGGCGCAGCGGTGATACACAACCTGACAGCGAGGCGGACATGTCTCAGATGCGCAAGGACATCTTTACAGGCGGCTGGGTAATAGTGGCCGAGACCGATACCGTACGACCGTCGGATTTTCACTTCAAGCGATTCACCAGGGGCACTACTTTTTGTCCGTTCTGCGAAACCAACGAAGCTTCCACCCCGCCCGAAGTGTTCGCCATTCGCCGTCCTGGATTTCCCGCCAACGGACCAGGATGGTCGGTCCGGGTAGTATCGAATTCGCTGCCGCGCCTGAGGATCGAGGGTGATCTAGGGCGGCGCCCGCAAGGCTTCCACGACTTGATGAACGGCATCGGAGCGGACGAGGTCATAGCGGAAACGCCCCGGCATGACCGGAGCCTCGGCGAACTGGAGGTCCCGGACGTAGCCAACGTCGTCCGAGCCTGGGCGGCCCGCATCGTCGACCTCGAAAGGGACGAA is from Terriglobia bacterium and encodes:
- a CDS encoding glutamate synthase subunit beta, translated to MGKVTGFLEYTRELPQRRPVPQRINDWFEIYQEFPEDKARAQGARCMDCGVPFCHSGCPLNNIIPDWNDLVYRGRWKDAVRHLHSTNNFPEFTGRLCPAPCEAACVLGISQPPVTIKNIEKEIVDRGFREGWIRPEPPPFRTGKKVAVVGSGPAGLAAAQQLCRAGHWVFVYEKSDRIGGLLRYGIPNFKMEKHLIDRRVEQMTAEGVQFVTNANVGGSVPVEDLREQFDAILLAGGAQQPRDLRIPGRELSGIHFAMEFLPQQNRRCLGDTIEDKEILATGKRVIIIGGGDTGADCLGTCLRQHAASVHQFEIMPMPPNERSPQTPWPLWPLQLRTESSHEEGGTRDWSISTTGFTGDEQGNVKRLHAVRVGPPPQFAPIPGTEFAMDADLVLIAMGFTGPIRTGMIEQLGVELDARGNVACDAQHMSSVPGVFAAGDMRRGQSLVVWAIAEGRSAARGVDSFLRAEPKRT
- a CDS encoding LysR family transcriptional regulator, which produces MDFDQLVTFIEVAKLGSFSRAGEKVFRSQSAVSAQIRQLEQDYGERLLDRTGKTVRLTPAGEVLFEYAQRLLTLRNESMRAVADQGSTPRGILAVGANEATCLYVLPEVFSEYHRRYPAVQISIYRNFSRKILERVEEGSLDVGIVTLPVKSNSLKVHPIFRDRLMLMTSADNPLGQEESVTIEKIADQPLIFPKTGFTRHMLDKLFRPYSSRLRVTMELPSVGMIKSFVAAGLGVSLISETFAREEVRSGEVRLVAIADVDLKRQLGLIYRRDRSLPRAASAFISLIRERSTAKTSPAT
- a CDS encoding aminotransferase class III-fold pyridoxal phosphate-dependent enzyme → MNTKDTPTRPRSSLLLRSFRKHYPSAVRGEGVYLWDAAGQRYLDFASSAVVNLIGHGVGEVGDAMAEQVKALEFVHSSQFVTQVAERFAGELLDFLGPGYRDAAVFFTSGGSEAVESALKLARQYQVETGNHSRTDVFSRRQSYHGATMGAMAVSGNLKRKDIYRPMLREFTQVSTPYCYRCAYGCSNCADQYADELDRALAAHPGQVAAFIYEPVSGATLGAAAPPEGYLQRVHEICTRHGVLTIADEVMTGMGRTGRALAVEHWGVTPDIVVLAKGLSSGYAPLGAVVAGRKIVDAIANGSGALVHGFTYNMHPTSVATGAAVLKVIRGRKLVQAADDERSGPAAHLKKALVRLSECASVGDVRGMGMMWGVEFVKDRAAKTPFDPDLNFAGRVGQACMDRGVMLYPMQGCVDGYRGDHVMVAPPAVITEQEIDRAVETMAEAVREVEASPLVLGR
- a CDS encoding M28 family metallopeptidase, producing MKKLRALFALLLLASTAFAQRFTGYTDASTDQQKKIEAALKAIPLPEKEREFHRYFTAEPHPAGSEENHRIALHIAEEWRRQGWDEVRIHRYDVLNSTPREVKVEMVEPVPYVAGLREAAYDVDPDTKNLHVRGGYVSMSASGEVTAPLVYARGGNPEDYDLLAKSGIDVRGKVVIVRYSNPYSYRGFKALTAQQRGVAALIIYSDPAEDGYKKGKVFPDGPWGPETHIQRGAITYDFIVPGDPLTPGWASVEGARRIKPEEAQSVPKIMAVAMSWHDAKPLLEQMDGPEAPKDWQGGLPITYRLGGGRVKVHLKIDMDNSIKPNYVVEARLRGAELPDQWVLIGNHHDAWEFGGVDPSSGTASMMELTRALGEMAKKGMRPRRTLIACSWDGEEVGLTGSTEWGENFAPDLRQKLVAYINVDSAASGPNFQGSAVGSLAPLLVEISKTLDDPSGKSLYEAWKKSAAADTERFAATGGGKRKAVVDDDSLVDTRIGSGSDHTVFLNFLGRPVVGLNFDGPYGVYHSMYDDFYWMNHFGDPGYRYHTLMSQLWGVLALRLADADVLPFDFGFYGRDIRKFVEEIAEKPGARQSLDLSPALKRVDEFQAAGRELKAATEASLAAGTLDAKQAAALNRSVLEVESNWLNPDGIPGRPWFKHMLYAARYTYAHLELPGITEAVEKQDWKTAREQTTLLENALAKNTDLLKTALADLRGAK
- a CDS encoding nuclear transport factor 2 family protein; amino-acid sequence: MTTVEREILRLEHQQVKDFNRRDLKALLGEFARGFAGFSSTRHKRVTGRNALANTFRHYFDQSPRVQYRIAQPRVQAFNGTAVASFYWTVTLSPKRKVQGRGSHVFVRRGGRWQIVHEHFSKAH
- the aceE gene encoding pyruvate dehydrogenase (acetyl-transferring), homodimeric type, which encodes MNTKPAVPADQDSDETSEWLEAFDQVVSEEGASRATSLLDALSKRARAAGVDVPIQLNTPYLNTIPAAEEVPYPGDRALERRIKSLIRWNALAMVHRQNKKDPGIGGHISTYSSLAALLEVGFNHFFHGTYGDQPGDLVYFQGHASPGVYARAFLLGRLSEQDLQNFRHELRDTPGLSSYPHPWLMPHFWRFPTVSMGLGPINAIYQARFMRYLENRDIIAKTPRKIWAFLGDGETDEPESMGSLTLASREKLDNLIFVVNCNLQRLDGPVRGNGKIIQELEAAFRGAGWNVIKVIWGDDWEALLARDKSGLLLKRMEECVDGDYQSFKVKGGAYIRKEFFGKYPELLELVADKSDSELVGLRLGGHDPQKIYNAYKCAVENKDGPTVILAKTIKGYGLGSAEARNATHQEKKLTDEALAAFRVRFEIPIPEQAAHDGAFYRPPEDSVEITYLKERRQALGGYMPRREDVQFKFEAPPLDYFSEWMEGSKGRSVSTTMGYVSMLRHLLKHPEIGKLIVPIIPDEGRTFGMESIIRQVGIYASQGQLYKPHDQEMLLYYREAKDGQILEEGITEAGSMGSFTAAGTAYSNYEVPMVPFFTFYSMFGMQRVGDLVWAFSDARGKGFLFGGTAGRTTLAGEGLQHQDGHSIVLSSVLPTCATYDPAYAYEIAVIIQDGIRRMYQEREDLFYYVTVYNEDYPMPEMSEGCRDGILRGIYKYKSAPGGKATVQLFGSGPILNETLRAQGILAEKYRVQADVWSVTSYNQLRREALATERWNRLHPGEPEKRPYILTALEGAKGPIVAATDYMKIVPDQLAPWLAGRLITLGTDGFGRSDNREHLRRHFEVNAESIAAAALSRLARDGKFEVSRALKAFQELGVNTKNIDPARA
- a CDS encoding response regulator → MTWQRRTALILDTDETVLIGLEQLLEDDGVQTTTTWDVQEALALLRSKHYDVVLLAEHPPEINCKQFLHQLRAWGDRTPMVVLQSAPRHPFETRYLQSLDTYAVVPKRNPRQIAQTVRKCMSQPDRSHLAAAA
- a CDS encoding MTH938/NDUFAF3 family protein, with protein sequence MKFEGFSFGSIRIGGVTYEHDVVIVGSEVRKRKKRPSKQFREQFGHTPLSIEEDIPWKCRRLVVGTGAHGALPVMKEVKAEARRRNVELLILPTAEAIEALQRHAEETNAILHVTC